In a genomic window of Drosophila takahashii strain IR98-3 E-12201 chromosome 3L, DtakHiC1v2, whole genome shotgun sequence:
- the LOC108068917 gene encoding uncharacterized protein yields MCLIQQNKEVKENSQGNPAQNSGESPPKSPTAAYAMFMHREELRRRKIHVTRVSTTKIHLTSELIARTKQNIRECSFEDLEILARETLFKKNLQRHLYYRRMQIHQYMMNKKKQQAKEKK; encoded by the coding sequence ATGTGTCTCATCCAGCAGAATAAGGAAGTCAAGGAGAACTCCCAGGGGAATCCTGCCCAGAATTCGGGAGAATCGCCACCAAAGTCACCCACTGCCGCATATGCAATGTTCATGCACCGCGAAGAGTTAAGGAGGAGAAAAATCCATGTAACCCGGGTATCTACCACCAAAATTCACTTGACCAGCGAGCTAATCGCTCGAACTAAACAGAACATCCGGGAATGCAGCTTCGAGGATTTGGAGATTTTGGCCCGTGAGACGCTCTTCAAGAAGAATCTGCAGAGACATTTGTACTATCGACGCATGCAGATCCATCAATATATGATGAACAAGAAAAAACAGCAAGCTAAAGAGAAAAAGTGA
- the HDAC1 gene encoding histone deacetylase HDAC1: protein MQSHSKKRVCYYYDSDIGNYYYGQGHPMKPHRIRMTHNLLLNYGLYRKMEIYRPHKATADEMTKFHSDEYVRFLRSIRPDNMSEYNKQMQRFNVGEDCPVFDGLYEFCQLSAGGSVAAAVKLNKQASEICINWGGGLHHAKKSEASGFCYVNDIVLGILELLKYHQRVLYIDIDVHHGDGVEEAFYTTDRVMTVSFHKYGEYFPGTGDLRDIGAGKGKYYAVNIPLRDGMDDDAYESIFVPIISKVMETFQPAAVVLQCGADSLTGDRLGCFNLTVKGHGKCVEFVKKYNLPFLMVGGGGYTIRNVSRCWTYETSVALAVEIANELPYNDYFEYFGPDFKLHISPSNMTNQNTSEYLEKIKNRLFENLRMLPHAPGVQIQAIPEDAINDESDDEDKVDKDDRLPQSDKDKRIVPENEYSDSEDEGEGGRRDNRTYKGQRKRPRLDKDTNSNKASSETSSEIKDEKEKGDGADGEESTASNTNSTSNNNSNNKSDNDAGATANAGSGSGSGSGAGAKGAKENNI from the exons ATGCAGTCTCACAGCAAAAAACGCGTTTGCTACTACTACGACA GCGACATTGGTAACTACTACTATGGCCAGGGCCATCCCATGAAGCCCCACCGCATACGCATGACCCACAACCTGCTGCTCAACTATGGGCTCTATAGGAAAATGGAGATTTAT CGTCCCCACAAAGCCACTGCCGATGAGATGACCAAGTTCCACTCGGACGAGTACGTCCGGTTCCTGCGATCCATCCGGCCGGACAACATGTCCGAGTACAACAAGCAGATGCAGCGCTTCAATGTCGGCGAGGACTGTCCCGTTTTCGACGGCCTCTACGAGTTCTGCCAGCTGTCCGCCGGCGGATCCGTGGCGGCCGCGGTCAAGCTGAACAAACAGGCCTCGGAGATCTGCATCAATTGGGGCGGTGGCCTGCATCATGCCAAGAAATCGGAGGCCTCCGGCTTTTGCTACGTCAACGATATAGTGCTTGGCATTCTGGAGCTGCTGAAGTACCACCAGCGTGTTCTCTACATCGACATCGATGTGCATCACGGGGATGGCGTGGAGGAGGCCTTCTATACCACCGATCGTGTGATGACCGTGAGCTTCCACAAGTACGGCGAGTATTTCCCGGGCACCGGCGATCTGCGGGATATTGGCGCCGGGAAGGGAAAGTATTATGCGGTGAATATCCCACTGCGCGATGGCATGGATGATGATGCTTATGAGAGCATCTTTGTGCCCATTATCAGCAAGGTGATGGAGACATTCCAACCGGCGGCCGTGGTGCTGCAATGTGGCGCCGATTCGCTGACGGGCGATCGCCTGGGTTGCTTCAATCTCACCGTCAAGGGTCATGGCAAGTGCGTGGAGTTCGTGAAGAAGTATAACCTCCCGTTCCTGATGGTCGGCGGCGGTGGCTACACCATTCGCAACGTTTCCCGTTGCTGGACGTACGAGACCTCGGTCGCCTTGGCCGTGGAAATCGCCAACGAACTGCCCTACAACGATTACTTCGAGTACTTCGGGCCCGACTTCAAGCTGCACATCAGTCCCAGCAACATGACCAATCAGAATACGTCCGAGTACCTGGAGAAGATCAAGAACCGCCTGTTCGAGAACCTGCGCATGCTGCCCCACGCGCCGGGCGTCCAGATCCAGGCCATTCCCGAGGACGCCATCAACGATGAGTCCGACGACGAGGACAAGGTCGACAAGGACGATCGGTTGCCGCAGAGCGACAAGGACAAGCGCATCGTCCCGGAGAACGAGTACTCCGATTCGGAGGACGAGGGCGAGGGCGGTCGGAGGGATAACCGGACGTACAAGGGCCAGCGGAAGCGACCGCGCCTGGACAAGGacaccaacagcaacaaggCCTCCTCGGAGACGTCCAGCGAGATCAAGGACGAAAAGGAGAAGG GTGACGGCGCTGATGGCGAGGAATCGACGGCTTCGAATACGAAcagcaccagcaacaacaacagcaacaacaagagcgATAATGACGCCGGAGCGACGGCTAATGCCGGATCTGGGTCAGGATCGGGTTCCGGTGCCGGGGCCAAGGGCGCCAAGGAGAACAACATATGA
- the LOC108068911 gene encoding nucleoporin Ndc1, whose protein sequence is MEQKIETTGYVPQYFLSLPRKIKKLLLYRFLFATLLCSWLDYQMLAIFLCIHLFEVRRPLVSLNEILGWTLFSVYTAIIMLFIRLSMVCYGLMLCHVHYARPQCYRYKLLRIVHEFPIRLGLLSWILTTTVLSTWLYASFVDLKGANYLLGGSWYYLMTFGCFCAINYFYKHHGKCLKRFPLPIVHLDIKERLVEIWCCQLKSSGQEAIVPTLLFSLIYWPSMGYLEATEIDGVLTGFSVIITNPTRLFQAWLLSTLILAKLHIVREVYGLVMQRQLSLINDSRRLHEYLDINLLKIIERLQYILCVMRMKPMPLDTQRYNLSLPIAMALDSAEMYGFQLLASRDFYAAMSGSLCSELFKQQCLKRNVNWNELRDFVLEMVDDFLGRMESCLETAPRIQVCKLLRKQVPKKEGLRSLVKPIPPPRRLSAICKGPPQCRMAEQQIWCFCNLRKYLSDRFLSHWNFLWSRLPVIPRYYSFFYDPDPLAKLNHELRCAEPLVWVLQGLVCICVRSLKEDIFGYIQNDLCQIFESLLKMEEKLITAEEMQVRERGKLCSTHSLLKMAINRCLYRMLFTFGPHLDYIVDNIQLKEKLLRRMELIP, encoded by the coding sequence ATGGAACAGAAGATCGAAACTACAGGCTATGTGCCCCAATATTTCTTATCGCTACCAAGAAAGATCAAGAAGCTATTGCTTTATCGCTTTCTATTTGCCACCTTACTGTGTTCTTGGTTGGATTATCAAATGCTAGCGATTTTCTTGTGCATCCATCTATTTGAGGTGAGAAGACCACTGGTTTCCCTAAATGAAATCTTAGGGTGGACCCTGTTTTCGGTTTATACCGCGATAATAATGCTGTTTATACGATTGAGTATGGTTTGTTATGGGTTGATGTTATGCCATGTACACTATGCAAGACCCCAATGCTACAGATACAAGCTATTGAGGATCGTTCATGAGTTTCCCATACGACTTGGCTTGCTTTCATGGATACTCACAACAACTGTGTTGAGCACCTGGTTATATGCATCTTTTGTGGATTTGAAAGGTGCAAATTACTTATTGGGAGGATCCTGGTATTATCTCATGACCTTTGGCTGCTTTTGTGCgattaactatttttataagCATCATGGAAAGTGCCTAAAAAGATTTCCATTACCCATAGTGCATCTGGATATAAAGGAACGCCTTGTAGAAATCTGGTGTTGCCAATTGAAAAGTTCTGGTCAAGAAGCTATCGTTccaactttattattttccctgATTTACTGGCCATCCATGGGTTATTTGGAAGCTACCGAAATCGATGGAGTCCTCACGGGATTTAGTGTGATTATAACGAACCCAACACGACTTTTTCAAGCTTGGTTGCTGTCCACCTTGATCCTGGCCAAATTACATATAGTTCGAGAGGTTTATGGTCTGGTTATGCAACGTCAACTATCTTTAATCAATGATTCCAGGCGCCTGCATGAATATCTAGATATCAATCTATTGAAAATAATAGAACGCCTTCAATATATTCTCTGCGTGATGCGAATGAAACCGATGCCATTGGATACGCAACGCTATAACCTCTCTTTGCCAATTGCCATGGCCTTGGATTCGGCGGAAATGTATGGATTTCAATTACTGGCATCCCGTGACTTTTATGCAGCCATGTCGGGAAGTTTATGTAGTGAGCTATTCAAACAGCAATGTTTGAAGCGAAATGTCAATTGGAACGAATTACGCGATTTTGTACTGGAAATGGTGGATGATTTTCTGGGTAGGATGGAATCCTGTTTGGAGACTGCTCCTAGGATACAAGTATGCAAGTTGCTAAGGAAGCAAGTTCCCAAGAAGGAGGGTCTACGATCCTTGGTAAAACCCATTCCTCCACCACGACGACTTTCTGCTATATGCAAAGGACCTCCACAATGTCGAATGGCCGAGCAGCAGATTTGGTGTTTCTGCAATCTGCGAAAATACCTAAGCGATAGGTTTCTCAGCCATTGGAACTTTTTATGGTCCAGATTGCCAGTAATTCCGCGTTACTATAGCTTCTTTTACGATCCCGATCCTCTGGCTAAACTCAACCATGAGTTGCGTTGTGCGGAACCTCTGGTTTGGGTCCTTCAAGGACTCGTTTGCATTTGCGTGCGATCCCTAAAAGAAGATATATTTGGCTATATCCAGAACGATCTATGTCAAATTTTTGAATCTCTATTGAAGATGGAGGAGAAGTTGATCACCGCCGAGGAAATGCAGGTGAGGGAGCGTGGAAAACTGTGCTCCACTCATAGTCTTTTGAAGATGGCCATAAACCGCTGTTTGTACAGAATGCTGTTTACTTTCGGTCCCCATTTGGACTACATTGTGGATAATATTCAGTTGAAGGAGAAATTGTTGCGTAGAATGGAGTTGATACCTTGA